tgcctcagcctcccgagtagctgggattacaggcacacgccattatgcccagctaattttgtatttttagtagagacggggtttctccatgtcggtcaggctggtcttgaactcccaaccttaggtgatcctcccacctcggcctcccaaagtgctgggattacaggcatgagccaccatgcccagcctgttatattcttctttaaaaatcagaattctgAAAAATCAGAAATTCTGAATCAATATTCTGAATTTCTTAGGTCTTTTTAAGGAAACAGATTTACTCTGCCGTTAAAGAACTtgaagtaggctgggtgcggtggctcacacctgtaatcccagcattttgagaggctgaggtgggcagatcacttgaggtcaggagttcgagaccagcctgaccaacatggtgacactctgtatttactaaaaatacaaaaaaattagccaggcatggtggcacgcacctgtagtcctagctactcgggaggctgaggcaggacaatcacttgaacccaggaggtggaggctgcagtgagcccagatcgtgccactgcactccagcctgggtgatagagcgaaactctgtctcaaaaaagaaaaaaaagaacttgaagtAGAACCGGGAGCTGAGCCCAGCCTTTCTCTTTTAAGCAGGTGTTCTGTATTTGCTTGTCATGTCTGGGGAGAAGTGAATTGGGCCTTGTGGGTTGGAAAAGACTTATACAGACAGAAGGCATGAGCAACTACAGGAAGGTGCTAGAAGACAGCGTGTTTCTTCTTGAGTCTCACATGTCCACACTGGAAAGTTCCAGAGCCTCATCTGGTGAAATCTCCAGCTTCTTCCTGGAGGTCTCATGCAGTTTATGGCTTCCTGTCTCTGTGCCTATAGctcccaaatattttctctggCTCAGCCTGACTCCCCCATACCTGCCAATTTGAGTCTTGGCCTGGTTTATGACAGGCCCCCAGGTCAGCGTGGCCCAAACGGAGCCCTTGAGTCACCACCGTGCCCTTCCACAGCTTCCTTTTCCGCCACTGTCTCAGCAAGTAAATACCAGCAGGTTCGACTTTTGCTATTCCCAGCTCTGCTGTGTTGaactttttttgttgctgttgagacagggtctcgctctgttgcccaggctggagtgcagtgcagtgcagtggcaagatcatggctccctcctaggctcaagcaattctcccacctcagcctcctgagtagccgggactacagctgcggaccaccttgcccggctaattttttaatgtttttgtagagatggggtccccctgtgttgcccaggctagtcttggactcctgggctccagtgatctgcccacctcggcctcccaaagtgctgggatccacTCTTTTTCAGATTCCAGCAGCTCTGGAACAGGCCTTCATAATGGGAATGTTTTCTTCCTCACTgagtgtttgtttatttatttattttctgaggcggagtctcactctgtcgcccagactggagtgcagtggcacgatctcggctctctgcaacctccgcctcccaggttcaagcgattctcctgcctcagcctcccaagtagctgggatcacaggcgtgtgccaccaagcccggctaattttttctattttgagtagAGGtgcgatttcaccatgttggccaggctagtatcgaactcttgacctcagttgatctggccacctcagcctcccaaatgctgggattacacgtgtgagccactgcacccggcctgaggGTCTAAAATGTGCTTAGTATGACTGAGGACATGatgttttaattgtatttaattttgctTAAGTTTTGAATTGAAACATCCTCATAGCTAGTGGCTGCTGTTGGGCATTGCAGTTCTAGGCTCTGCTGAAGCATCATGGTCAGGGAGGCCCATCTTGGCCCCGTGGACACTTTCCGCCTGCGCCCCGATAGCCGCTGTCCTCTTTCCTAGCCTGGCGTTCTCCGTAACCACAGTTGCGTTTGGGGTAGCCTGTCTCCTGCTGTTCACTGTCTGCCTCTCATTAGAGAAGAAGATGCACAGGGCTTTGCTTGTCTGTTTTGCTCTCCAGCGCATCACTCAGAACAGACCTGGCACTAGCTCTGTGGGAGGGAGAGTGGTGGTATGCTCAGAGAGGCCTCCCCAGGGCTGTGCCAAGGGCCTTGTCTTCTCTCCATGCTCTTCCCAAATAGTCTGACAATTTGGAAATAACGTCTTGTCAGAAAAACTCAAACTTGGGAACAGAGGTCTCAAGGACGTATCTTGTATTTCAACATCAGGCGAGAACCACTGTCTCTGATCAACGTGCGGAAGAGGAACGTGGAATCTGGGGAAGAAGAGCTGGCGTCCAAGCTGGACCACTACAAAGCCAAGGCCACGCGGCACATCTTCCTCATCAGGCATTCCCAGTACCACGTGGATGGCTCCCTGGAGAAGGACCGCACTCTGACCCCGCTGGGTATGTGGTGGGTTCAGATCCTCCGTGGACCCTCTTGGTTATGTGGCCAGGTGCATATCCTCTGCTGGCGCCTTGGTTATGTGACTGGGTGCAGGTCCTCCGCGGACCCCCTTGGTCAGCTTTCTTGAAAGTGCTTGGGGCACTGGGCCTCCTGGGGCCCATGTCCGAGACCATCACCCCTGAATCACACATTATTACCAGTAACTGTCAGCTGAACTTGGACAGAAGACAAGCTTTTCAAAATGTCCTtaccttggccaggcgcggtggctcacgcctgtaatcccagcactttgggaggctgaggcaggtggattacctgaggtcaggagttcgagaccagcctggccaacacggcaaaaccctgtctctactaaaagtacaaaaattagccgggtgcagtggtgggcgcctgtagtcccagctactcgggaagctgaggcaggagaatggtgtgaaccctggaggcggagcttgcagtgagctgagatcgcaccactgccctccagcctgggcgacagagcgagactccgtctcaaaaaaaaaaaaaaaaaaaaaaagtccttaccttggccaggcacggtggctcacgcctgtaatcccaacactttgggaggccgaggcaggtggatcacctgaggtcaggagttcgagaccagcctggccaacagggcgaaacctcgtctctactaaaagtacaagaattagccaggtgcagtggcaggcacctgtaatcccagctactaaggaggctgaggcaggagaattgcttgaccctgggaggtggaggttgcagtgagccaagatcgcaccactgcactctagcctgggtaacagagtgagactccgtctcaaaaaaaaaaaaaaagcccttaacTTTTAGCAAATGTTGGACAGATCTTGTTTGCATGAGACCAAATGCAGTGCATATCCCAGCAGCGATTTTATACCTGCTTGATGCCTTGGAAAGCGGCGTGGCTTGTGCCCTCGGCTGCTCACCTGGACCTGCTGCGAAAGACGCTTCTCTGCGGCCTGTGGCACTCACAGGCCTGATGCCTGGcgtctgcttttttgtttgtttgtttcgttttgagACATAGtcctgctctgttacccaggctggagtgcagtgacgtgatcttggcccgctgcaacctttgcttcctgggttcaagcaattctcctgcctcaggctcccaagtagctgggactacaggcacacgctgccacgcccagctaattttttgtatttttagtagagacggggtttcaccgtgttagccaggatggtctcgacctcctgaccttgtgatccacccgcctcagcctcccaaagtactgggattacaggcgtgagccaccgcacccagcctaatttttttttttttttttgtatttttagtagagacggggtttcaccatattggcctggctggtctcaaactcctgacctcgtaatccgcccgccttggcctcccaaagtgctagggtgacaggtgtgagccaccacgcccgggctgGCGTCTGCCTCTTAATGCCCTGTTGAACAGGCGGGACTGAGCAACAGGATCACGCCTGTCCCCACTGGCAGATGCTGCATAGACAGCGTCCAGGAGGGTCCTTCCACCTTGTCCTTGTGTCCCTGTGCAGGTGGATCTGTAGAAGAAATGCCTGCCTACAGAAGGAAATGCGGGGTGGGCTAAGGTAGAGTTTACCTTTTGAAAAGTTCTTCGAATGGGATAGTGCCTGTTCATGCACATACTAAAAGTTCAAATAGTAAAAATGTGCAAGGCTGTCCTCCACAGACGCCTCCCCCCAGTCCCCAGAGCTGTCCCGGCTGCTTGTGCACAAAGAAAGTGGAGTGACAGATGCAGGTGTGGCTGCATCCAGTGGCTTCGGCCTCCCTGAGGCGTTTTCACCTGGATGCAAAAGCTCACAAGAGAAAAGGCATCTGCACTGGTGTCCGGCCCCCACATAGCAGCTCGGGGTGTTTAGGTCCGGCTGTGTTGGCCTCCGTCATGGCGCGTGGTTGGGGGCCCGTGAGGCTCAGGTTTTGGACACAGTTGAGTGAGGGTGACACGGGGGGACCCAGAAACCACCCCTGGGCCCCACCAAGCGCCAGCCACCATCCGGTTTGCTTGCTGCTCCATTGGTGGAATCAGATGCATGTTTTTTCCTGTATGGGGGTGAAGACATTTGAGTGCCGGCCCCTCTGGCCCAAGCCTCGGGAGGGCAGGAGCCATCAGCTGAGCTTGCTGAGCTTGCTGCCTGATCGGGGTCGTATTTGTGGGCGGAGGAGGGCGTGTGTGCGGGCGGAGGAGGGCGTGTTTGCGGGCGCAGGAGGGGGTGTTTGAGAGTGGAAGAGGGGGTGCAGGTGCGGCACTCaggtgcctttcaccttccaggTCGGGAGCAGGCTGAACTCACTGGGCTCCGCCTGGCAAGCTTGGGGTTGAAGTTTAATAAAATCGTCCATTCGTCTATGACCCGCGCCATAGAGACCACCGATATCATCAGCCGGCACCTGCCAGGTGAGTGCTGGGCGCGGGGCCTCCATGCTTGCAGCAGTGGACGGCTCGTGGCAGGGCCCCGGCCTGAGCTTCTGGCCACCGGGAGGTCACAGCATCTCCGCCGGCGGGGCCGCCTCACCCAGCGCTTCGCTGTGCTTCTCTGCAGGCGTCTGCAAAGTCAGCACAGATCTGCTGCGGGAAGGCGCCCCCATCGAGCCAGACCCGCCCGTGTCTCACTGGAAGCCGGAAGCTGTGGTAAAAACCTCCCCGGGGAGCAGCTGTGTCACCCTCGCCTTCCCTGGGCAAAGCGGCCCTGCTGGGCTCACCATCCACCACGTGCCCGGCCGTCCCACGGGCTGCCCCGGGCGGCGATGGGGTCTGTCCCCCTGACACCCGCCCTGCCCGTGCACTTCCGCACTGACGGTTCCTCACTCTGCCCCCAGCAGTATTACGAAGACGGAGCCCGGATCGAGGCCGCCTTCCGGAACTACATCCACCGCGCAGATGCCAGGCAGGAGGAGGACAGTTACGAGATCTTCATTTGTCACGCCAACGTCATCCGCTACATCGTGTGCAGGTAGGCAGCTGCTGGGCTGGGCGTGgcctaaaataatttcagacttagaGAAAAGCGTGAGGAAGAAGCCGAGCGAGACCCTCCTCCACTGCCGATGCCACCCTAGTCAGGCCTCACCAGCCCCCGGGCGTCCACTTCCCGCGAGTCCTAGTCAGTTACGCGGTAGGTGGCGTGTTACTTGGAGCTTCTCATAAGGCTGTTTTGGGCAAGGGTGGTGCAGACAGGGAGGGACCCCTGTGGTGTCCTGGGTGGAGTGCGTGCTGGGTGGGGGGGTCCTGGGTGGGGTGCGTGCTGGGTGGGGGGTCCTGGGTGGGGTGTCCTGGGTGGGGTGCGTGCTGGGTGGGGGGGTCCTGGGTGGGGTGCGTGCTGGGTGGGGGCGTCCTGGGTGGGGTGCGTGCTGGGTGGGGGGTCCTGGGTGGGGTGCGTGCTGGGTGGGGGCGTCCTGGGTGGGGTGCGTGCTGGGTGGGGGGTCCTGGGTGGGGTGCGTGCTGGGTGGGGGGGTCCTGGGTGGGGTGCGTGCTGGGTGGGGGGGTCCTGGGTGGGGTGCGTGCTGGGTGGGGGGGTCCTGGGTGGGGTGCGTGCTGGGTGGGGGGGTCCTGGGTGGGGTGCGTGCTGGGTGGGGGGGTCCTGGGTGGGGTGCGTGCTGGGTGGGGGGGTCCTGGGTGGGGTGCGTGCTGGGTGGGGGGGTCCTGGGTGGGGTGCGTGCTGGGTGGGGGGGTCCTGGGTGGGGTGCGTGCTGGGTGGGGGGGTCCTGGGTGGGGTGCGTGCTGGGTGGGGGGGTCCTGGGTGGGGTGCGTGCTGGGTGGGGTGCGTGCTGGGTGGGGGGATCCTGGGTGGGGTGCGTGCTGGGTGGGGGGGTCCTGGGTGGGGTGCGTGCTGGGTGGGGGGTCCTGGGTGGGGTGCTGCTGGGTGGGGTGCGTGCTGGGTGGGGGGTCCTGGGTACGGTGCATGCTGGGCGTCCACACTGCCCTGGTTGTTTTCCCTTTGGAATTCAACGTCCTGTTTCCCCTCAAACTTGGCCAACCACCTTCTGCCTCCGGCTGGATCCCACTGGCAGCATCCCGCCGCTGTTGCCGCTGGGGATTTTGTGCTTCTGGGGTCCTGACCTCTTTCACTTGCTGATCTGTGGGCGCCCCCACCCGTGTGCCGGCATGACGGCGCGGGGCGTCCACTCCCCTCTGGGTCGAGGCCACAGCTGAGTCCTGTTGCTGCCCGGGCTGCTCCCTCGGGGGACCCTTGTCCCTCAACCTGCTCTGGTGCCCCACTCTCGGCACCACAGAATGATCCGGGTTCAGGTTGCGTTTTCCCTGCCACCACCCTGCAATCAGCCACTTCTTTAAGGAGCTCCAGGGCTGCAGCCACGTTAGAGGGCCCCTTGGGGGGCAGGGCCAGCTCTATGGTTACATGCCTGAAACAGTCAGAAGCGTTGGCCAAATCTCACTAAATGCAAATTTGAAACAAATTTGCCTCTTCTCTGGATCCATTAGGAAATGTGTGTGTGGGCTCCGCAGCTGAGGGGGCCCTCTTGTGTGTGACGAGTCCTGTGGTGGGAGGACAGGACGGCACTGGTCAGTGATGCTGTGTGAGGCTGGGCCCTGGTCTCTGCCCGCCTGTCACCTgggcctgtcaccagggctggggctgctgggagcACCATGGTCAGAAGAGCAGCAGCTCCCAGAAAGTCGAGGATGTACGGGCCGAGATTCTCAAGCTTGGCTCCAGACCAGATAGAGCTTTTCTGGGGGTTGGAGCCTCCGGGTGGTGTGGCCTCAGGCTAAGTGAGTACCTGTTTGCTGTGAGTCGTTCATTGCCTCCTGTCTGTGCTTGTGAATGAGCCATATGGGTGGCTTCTATGCTGCCACCACCACCTTGTGTGTCCATGACACAGTCACCCCGAGGTGACACAAATGCTAAAAATGCACAGAAATAACCGGGGCGGGAGAGTGGAGCTGACCTGAGTCCACACAGTGGTGAGGGCCAGGCAGGTGCACCTGGACACGAGAATATGGCTGTGCTGTTCCGGCCGGTGCCGCCAGGCAGCCCTGAGGAGACTCGGGAAGCAGCGTGAGGGTGGCCATGCGGCCCACTGAGACAGGGCGGCGGGTGGCTCAGAGGCGGTGATGGCAACTCCGAGCTTTTCTGCAAATGCGAATTGTGCCTAAGAAGTGCATGAAGATGCCACGGCGGGTAGATCCCATCTCCGTTCTTTGCTTTCCCAGAAAGGGACCTGTTGCACTAACTGGCTGCTCCCTGCTTTTTTTTATATGggaaaagcagaaattaaattGTGTTTCCTCGTAAGAAGTCAGCGTTGTTCTGATCTGTGCAAATCTTGAGTTGGGGTTGGGCCCCTGTCCTAAAGAGGGCAGGTCCCCAAGTGTGATGGCTCCATTCATGTCGATCCCAGCCAGATCTTCCCCGAGAAGCCCCGACTGAAGACAGGAGCCGCTCGGCTGATGTGTACCCCGGCCCTGAGGCTGTTTGTAGAACAGAGCCCCCTGGCacagcctggcctggcctcttTTAAGGACAGAGCCCCCTGGCTCTAGCCCagcccgtttttttttttttttttttaagacagaatctcgctctgtcacccaggctggagtgcagtggcgcgatctcagctcactgcaagctccgcctcccgggttcacgccattcttctgcctcagcctcccgagtagctgggactacaggtgcccgccaccacgcccagctaattttttgtatttttagtagagatggggtttcaccgtgttagccaggatggtctcgatctcctgaccttgtgatccacccgcctggcctcccaaagtgctgggattacaggtgtgagccactgcgcccggcctagctCAGCCCGTTTTAAGGACAGAGCCCCCTGGCTCTAAcgtgctctttctctctctctctctccccagagCACTGCAGTTTCCTCCTGAAGGCTGGCTCCGGCTCTCCCTCAATAATGGCAGCATCACCCACCTGGTGATCCGACCCAACGGCCGAGTTGCGCTCAGGACCCTCGGGGACACGGGGTTCATGCCTCCCGACAAGATCACCCGATCCTGAGGGCGCCCGCAGGGCTCCGGcttctccttccctctgtccTCCCCGCACAGGCCGCACACGCTTAACGTTTTGTTCCCAAGGAGACCGGCGGAAAAGTAGAAACCTGCAATGCTGCATCTGGGAACTGACTTGTGACCAGGCTGAGAAGGGGAGAGTTGGGATCAGACAGCCTGACTTCTCTGCAGGGTTTTATACCTGACCATGAACCCCCAGGATGGCGTGGGGTTTAAGGTGAAAGCGTCTCACGCACAAGTCAGGCCTGTTGTGGGGACCTGAAAGAGGCCTGACCCAGACCACCATGTTCGCACCCACAGCTGACCCGTGCTGAGGGTCCATGCTCCATTGGCAAAGCCGGTCAGGCACGAGGGCGACTGAGGCACGTGGATGAGGAGGGCACCCAGGTTCTGTTCACAACTCACTTCACTTCATACatccttttaatttcttaaaacccTCTTGTcccttaaatatttgtcaaagattttctggctgggcacagtggctcacacctgtattcccagctactcaggaggccagggtgggaggatcacttgagcgcaggagttcaagaccagcctggacaaggcaacatagcgagaccctgtctctactaaaaatacagaacttaGCTGGGTGTGTCGTGGGCatctagagtcccagctacttgggagactgaggtgggtggatcacttgggcccgggagctggaggctgcagtgagctgtgattgtgtcactgcactccagcctgggcaaccgagggAGACTTaaagcaattttttcttttgaaacggagtttcactcttgttgcccaggctggagtgcagtggtgcgatctcggctcaccacaacctctgcctcctgggtagctgggattacagtcgcccaccaccatacctggctaattttttatttttagtagagatggggtttcaccgtgttggccaggctggtctcgaactcctgacctcgtgatctacccaccttggcctccccaagtgctgcgattacaggcatgagctagcGCGCCTGGCCAgggattaaaatattcaaacatgTTGTGTGTACCCAGATATTCTGTTAATTTAGGAAAAACAGTACAATTTCTATGAAGTGGTTGTGACTATTTTCTGTAGTCAATACAGTTGGGATATCTGATCTATTTCTCTGTCTACTTTGGAAATGATTgcataataaaattttactgtttttttaaaaggactAGTTGTGAGTGTGTTAAAAGCGTGGAacttcggccgggcacggtggccatgcctgtaatcccagcacttcaggaggcccaggcaggtggatcatgaggtcgggggttcaagaccagcctgaccaacatgctgaaacctcgtctctactaaaaatacaaaaattagccaggtgtggcaggcgcctgtaatcccagctactcaggaggctgaggcaggagaatcgcttgaacccggaaggcggagcttgcagtgagccgcgatcgctccactgcactccagcctgggccacagagcaagacaccatctaaaaagaaaaaaaaaaaaaggaaacttgtgCAGTGTGAGAAACGATGGTGTCACCAGAACCCTTTGCACAGTGTCCTGTCTCCCCGTGGCTGACGCCTCTGCCCGCATCGCACCGGCTGCCTGCTCAGAGGACTTCCGCCAGTGGCCTGGGCCCTTTCCGAATCCCTGACCAGGACGGCAAGGCTGACCAATGGTTGTGGAGACAACAGCCACAGCAACCATACGCCACTGTCTAGAAATAGTTTGATAAGCCAGGGACGCGTCAACTTCAAAAACAAATACCAGGCACGCTCACGTTTGACCTCAGACGGGAGCAAGGCTGGTGAGGAAGCAGTCTGGGATGCTCTAAGTCAGCTGCACAGGGCGCCCACGCCACAGCCCCAACGCTGGGCCTCCAGGGATGGGGCAGCGCTGCAGGGCTAAGCCTTTGTTCTGCTGAGGGCCCCGGctcctctgtaaagtgggaaaGCTTGGAGGTGGGAGCAGCGCCAGCACGCCTGGCACTGAGGCAATGCTCAGAGCAGGCGCAGGTTTGCTGGGCAGCAAAGCTCATCACAAAGTGGAATGACCACACATCAGCTGGCCCCGATGCCCTACGCAGCCCACGGCCACTCCCATCGCTCACGTCATAGCCATGAGTCGCACTCACGTGAAGGGGACAGACTACCTGGTCTAAAGGGGGAAGTGGATGGGAGACCACGAGCAGTTTTCAATGGATCACAAGAAACCAGTGACCCAGAGTCTTCAAATCCttctgcaaaaaaacaaaacccaaaaggaaagaaaacctgaTTATGCTGCTTAAGTCAAATCTGAAGTCAAGGATTTTGAAAAGTTAAGCCATAAACTCAGTGTGTGACTAATTCTTTAAGAGCGTACAGCAATGATAACCAAGTCTACAGCCCTTGGTATTCCCAGGCAGCCTCCACTCCAAGTCCTAACCAGGCCCTGCTTATCTGCCAAGATCAGAGAGACTGGGTGTGCTCAGGGTAGTATGCCCATAGATGATTACCTAAGTTTCTTGAATATGAAACTTTAAAtactttttagtttctttttctagaGTAAACTcccagcaaactttttttttgagacatactctggctctgtcacctgggctggagtgcggtgccacagtctcggctcactacaacctccgctttccaggctcaggcgattctcacgtctcagcctctcaagcggCTCGttctacaggtgtgtgtcactgcacccggctcatttttgcatttgtggtagagatgggtttcactatgctggctagactggtctcgagctcctggcctcaagtgatccgcccacctcggcatcccaaagcacatgagccactgtgcctggtagACTTCCCTTCTAAAATACCTGCTGTTCAAAGTGGTTCTTCCTTAAATGGCCTTTTCCAGTCTTCTGCATGTGGGACGGACGTAGATTAGCAAAGTGAGGATGGCTCCCGGTTTGGCTGGTAGCTGGTGGGGGTCTAATTTCTGAATGCTGGACTCAGGGCAGGTATGgccagggagaaggcagggaggggcaggcaggagactgGGGAGTGGGGAGCTGACCCATACCAGGGCAGCCCCCAGGGATCTTCAGTGTGCGTGTTGTGAACGCCTGCGTGGAGGGAGCCGCATGAGGGGAAGGCTGAGGGTGTCTGGACTGGGTGAGTTACAGGGGCCCAGCAACGTCAACGATGGAAACCGTCCCCTGGTTTGGGACAGACTGAAGACTTCTCACATGTTAGTAACGATAGCCTCTGTCTGGCCAAAGTGAAAACTGCACACCAGAAGCCTCAATGAGACTGGTGGGAACGGCAATGCCACCAGATGGCGGCCAGCTGCCAGGGGCCGCCATGCCGATGTTTATCCCAAAGCCTTTTCTGAGGAGGGAGCATGGGCGGGAATCTGCAGCTGGAGCAGTCATAGGGTTTCCAACCACGACAAACACGCCTGCACCCCGCACGCACAGCCGGGCCCCAATGAGGGTTTTACCATCAGCCCTTCCCTGGGAAAACTCTGCAGGCTTCTGGAAACATCCACACGGCTCTGGAGGACCTGGCTGTGGTCCCTGCCATGGCGCCGCTGGCACTCCCATGGCTGGTACGCAGCACCATGGCTGCTTTTACCCCAGAAACGAGCAGCAGACTCACCGGGCGCCTCCCTCACAGCTGCCACCACGCTGGAGCAGGGCACTTTCCAACCAAAGCCACCACAGCAACTGTTAATGTCACCAAGGTTTCCCACTGCCAAGAGCAACGGTAAAATCTGTGCTCTTTTAACGGATGCCAGAAAATCTTTCACAACTGAGTCAAGAAAGGGGCTTAAAAACAGCGAGCGAATCTGAGGGCACCCAGGTTGATGGCCGTCCAACCAAAACAGTGCCGTGCGCCTGGGCACAAGTGAGGGATCCTTCCGAAAGCTTGCAATTATTACCACGCGGTTTTGAAGTAATTCATTTCATTAAGTGTTTTGTGAAGGACATAACCCCCGGGACACACGAGAATGCCTCCGTTGGGACTGGAATCGCTGCCCACAAACAAACGGAGAAACAGTCAAAGGTGGCCTAAGACCTGGGAAATCAGGAGCAGTGGTCCACATACAAAATCAGGGCCAAAACGTTTTACTTTCCATTTGAATTTACAACCATATACAGACAATATGGTAAGATTTTAGAGAAAACAGATCATCACTACGAATATCCATATTCGGATTTCTTTTGAGAACCAAGGTGCCTTTTAAAATGCGGCTTTTTAGAATAGCATGTGTTGTTTCTGTCTGGGATCTAGATCTTGTCTGCtacaaaacaaatgaacacacCCTGTGTAACAAAATcgaattttaacatttaaatcttgATTCCAATATTCCTGACCTATCTCTTGTCATA
The Pan troglodytes isolate AG18354 chromosome 10, NHGRI_mPanTro3-v2.0_pri, whole genome shotgun sequence genome window above contains:
- the PGAM5 gene encoding serine/threonine-protein phosphatase PGAM5, mitochondrial isoform X1; translation: MAFRQALQLAACGLAGGSAAVLFSAVAVGKPRAGGDAEPRPAEPPAWAGGARPGPGVWDPNWDRREPLSLINVRKRNVESGEEELASKLDHYKAKATRHIFLIRHSQYHVDGSLEKDRTLTPLGREQAELTGLRLASLGLKFNKIVHSSMTRAIETTDIISRHLPGVCKVSTDLLREGAPIEPDPPVSHWKPEAVYYEDGARIEAAFRNYIHRADARQEEDSYEIFICHANVIRYIVCRALQFPPEGWLRLSLNNGSITHLVIRPNGRVALRTLGDTGFMPPDKITRS
- the PGAM5 gene encoding serine/threonine-protein phosphatase PGAM5, mitochondrial isoform X2 — its product is MAFRQALQLAACGLAGGSAAVLFSAVAVGKPRAGGDAEPRPAEPPAWAGGARPGPGVWDPNWDRREPLSLINVRKRNVESGEEELASKLDHYKAKATRHIFLIRHSQYHVDGSLEKDRTLTPLGREQAELTGLRLASLGLKFNKIVHSSMTRAIETTDIISRHLPGVCKVSTDLLREGAPIEPDPPVSHWKPEAVQYYEDGARIEAAFRNYIHRADARQEEDSYEIFICHANVIRYIVCRALQFPPEGWLRLSLNNGSITHLVIRPNGRVALRTLGDTGFMPPDKITRS